Below is a window of Longimicrobium terrae DNA.
GGGGCCTCGCATGTTTTCGGGGTGAAGGATAGTCTTGTGCGCCGGCCCCGCACCCCTGACCTTGGAGGCGTTAGGCCGCTCGCGAGCAATGGTGCACCACCGCGAAAGTTGCTGTGTGTTGGGTGCTGTTCACTTTCCGGTGATTAACTGCTGGACGTGTGGCGCGCATTGTGTAGCGACGAAACCACATTGCGAAGGAAATAAAGTGGAGACGAAAGTGCAACAACCTGCGCATTATGCTGCTGGTGGCACCGGGCTTACAGATCCCATTACGGGAGAGATCAGTTCGCTGTCTGGACATGATCTTAACGTGAGTAACACGGTCTACTTACTTCGTGCAACGCAGCAACTCTCCGAAACCCGTCCAGATGATGTCCAAAAGATTGCAGCGTCGCAGATCGAGATCTTAAATAGCTACTACCTTGAAGTCCTAAAACAAGCCCAAAGCAGTTTCCGGTGGGCGATAGTGGCCGCTGGTACTGGGTTGCTGTTCTTTCTGGGCGCAATCAGTTTTCTCTTGATAGAGGCGTCACCCAGCGTTGCTACCATAAGCGCGTTAGGTGGAACGATCATCGAGGTAATCTCCGCGATCAACTTCTATTTCTATGGAAAGACCACTGAACAATTAGCAGCGTTCCATGATCGACTAGATCAAACTCAGCGCTTCCTATTAGCAAATAGCATCTGCGAGTCTTTGGATGGCGATGAAAGGCAGAAAGTTAGAGCTGAACTGATCAGAACGATTGCAGTCACTCCGAAGGCAATCATCAAAACAGATCGTTCAGTCGATGGAGGCGCGGCCTAACAATCGGCTGCAGGGGAGCGGGGCCTTGCATGGCTTTCGGCGCGAGAAATGCCTTGCGCGCCGGTCCCGTGCCCCTGACTCTTGTGCTTCACGCTACTCCTCACCGACCCGACAACTTCGATGGCGAACAACAGGCAGTCCGGTCGGGCGGGATGGCGAACAGCGGCTGCCGCTGTGGCTCTCGGCGCGCTGATCGCCGGATGGGCTGGAGCGCTGATCGCGCCGGCGGTCGCGATGGCCTACGCCGCACTGAGCGGTATCGCTTTCATGCTGTACCGCCATGACAAGAATGCGGCGCAAGCCGGCAGGATGCGCACGAGAGAACGGACACTGCACCTGATCGACCTGCTCGGCGGTTGGCCCGGAGGACTTCTCGCTCAAGACCGCTTTCGGCACAAGACGCGGAAATCGGCGTTCCAGTTCGTATTCTGGGCGACTGTGGCGATCAATTGCGCGCTGCTCGGCTGGCTTCTCAGCGCCGGCCGCCCCGCCTGACCTCGCTTGAGAGCGCCCGCTGGCCGATTCTCTTCAGGTATCTGCCGGAGCTTCCGGGTCCGGGATGCTGGCGAACCACTCGCGGTACGGGGTTTTGCGCGCCATGTGCCGGTTGAGGTCCGGGGCGCCATCCGCCCACCAGACCGGGCCCCGCTCCCCCAGCGCGACTTTCGCCCGGTTTACCGCGGCGCGGGCGGTGCGCACGGCGTCCTCATCTCCCGCGCGTTTCGCCCGGCCGACCGCGGAACGAGCCTGCATCAGCTCTCGCGTGAGCCGCTCGCGATCTTCCGCGTTCAGCCCGGGATCGGTGCAGCGCCACAACCGGCCCCGCACCACGAAGTACCGTCCGTCGGGGGTCACTGGATAGCGCATCTGCACCGCGTTCAGGCCGAGGTTGTCTCCGGCGCCATCAGGCAGGCTTCATTCCCTCCGCGGCTGCCAAGCCAACATCGACCGCGTAACGCCAAGCTCCCGAGGGTGCGAGCGCGGTTCACCGAGGGACTGCAGCCGCTCCCGTCGCCGGGGTTGGCTGCCACCGGGAAAGGGTCATCTCTTCGCCCGCGTAGCCGGATTCCGTGAGTATCCCGGTCATCGTGCTGTCCGATGTCATCTTCCCTCGGAAGAGAAACCGGTCTGGGGGGAACTGATAAAGGTTGAGCAGGAACTCACCGGAGAGGTGCACGTTGCCGAGCACATCTCCGGTAAAGATCCGCTCCCCGATGAAGATCGCCCCGGCACCCCGGATGCTCCCGCTCTGGTCGATCAGGTTGAGTCGTATTACATGACCATCGGGCGGGAGTGACCCCGCCCAGTAACCAGTCAGGTTGTATTCCGCCACCGGGGGTGGTGGAGGGGTGATCCCGGTGTCGTCGCCGCACGCAGCCCAGAGCGGGATGCAGATGACCGCCCAGAGACGCGCGAGCCGATTCCATCGGATACGCGATTGCTTGTACGAACTCACACAAACGGTGGTGTTCAGGACAGTCGCGGGGGCAGAGCGGAGACGCGCGAGGCAGGACATCATGGCATCCACGAGCGAAGCGGTTGAACCAGGGATGCCCTACTACCCAACCGTTCAGGTCTCGTTCACCGGCTGCGCTTTTCAGCTTTGTTGCGGCCGCTCGCCATTGAAGCGAGAAGCCGGTCCGTTGGAGTGCTCGTATCACGCGATCGCGGCCCTGCCACCTGATCGTTCACCCGCTCGCCCCTCGCAACGCACACAACGTCAATGACCGTCAAGCGGATGGACAACGTCGGCATCGTGGTGGAAAACCTGGATGCCGCCATCGAGTTCTTCATCGAACTCGGCCTTGAACTGCAGGGGCGCGCGCCCATCGAGGGAGAATGGGCCGGGCGCGTCACCGGGCTGGCGGATCAACGCGTCGAGATCGCCATGATGGCCACCCCGGACGGCCACAGCCGGCTCGAGCTTTCGCGATTCCTCGCTCCGGCCGTCGTCGCCGATCACCGGAACGCGCCGGTGAACGCGCTCGGCTACCTGCGCGTCATGTTCGCCGTGGAGGACATCGACGACACCCTCGCCCGGCTCCGCGCACGCGGCGCGGAACTCGTCGGCGAAGTGGTGCGGTACAAGGACGTGTATCGGCTGTGCTACATCCGCGGACCCGAGGGAATCCTCATCGGGCTCGCCCAGGAACTCGGGCAGGCGTGAAGCAGACCTGACGCAGACCCGTAGCATCAGCAGCTTCCGTCCGGCCTTGAAGTGCAATGCGGGTCGCCGCCAAGATGATCAATCGGCTGCAGCGGATGCGGCGCTGTCCACGGTCGGTGGACGAAAGTCTTGCGCGCGGGGCTCGAATCCCGGACTCTTGCCGCGTTACGCCGTTCATCGGACAACACACCTGGGATGCCGAATGCAACTTTCCTTTGCATCTGAAGGCCCGGCCGTGGCCGCCCTGCCCGACGTCCGCCACCCGCGGGGCCGCCGATGATTCCGCGCTGGGCAGAACGCCTTGCCGGGCTCGGGATGATCGCGCTCGGAATCTGGCTCGTCGTCGCTTCGTGGCGCGCGGCTCACACCGGCGAACGCTTTTTCGTTGCGGGGCCGGCGATGGGGCCTTTTGCGCTCGGGATCGGGATCGGGCTGCTTCTCTTTCCCAGCCCGCGTTCCATGGTCGCCGCGCGCGGGGGGGATCCTTCAAAAGTCCGGTGGTCCGACCTGACCACGGGGTGGAAGGTCCTCGCCGGCGGCGGGGGCGCGCTGGGCATCGTGTACCTCCTTCTGCTCATGAGTGGCCTGCTCTGATGACCATCCCAAAGAAACTCAGTAGTTCAGAGCTAATCCGTCAGATTGCGGATCGAGGTGATCGCAAAGCGGCTTGGCAATTCTTCCTGTTTTTCTCTCGTTTCGAGTACGCACTCAAACGCGGGGCGTACCTTAGCCAAGGTAGTAAACAGGCCACGCCGGACTGGGATAAATTCGCATCAGACCACAACGATGTGTTCGAGTTGCTCGTTGATCAAAGGCTTGCTGATGCGATTCTTTACTTCAGGGTTTCGCCACCTCGCAAACAAGTGCGCAAGGATCGCCGGCTGAGTTGGTCAGACCCATACGTGTACACGAACGGCCCCCTTCTCGTCTGGTTGCTTACTGCCATTCGCATTGTCCGGAACAATCTGTTTCACGGAGGGAAATTCCCAGGAATCCCGTTCCATGATCCTAGTCGCAATAGCGAGTTGATTGAGAACGCGATCGTCATCCTCAGCCACGCATTGGCGCTAAACGCCGACATTGAAGGTCTGTTTGGCGAAGGGACCGAGTTGTGATACCTGCATGATCCAAGTCGATTCTGCTTTGCGGTGTGGCTTGATTGACGCATAAGTTGAGGCCGTTCTGCCGCCCGATCTCCCGAACAAGGCCCCAAGATGCCGCAGGGGTCAGTGATGGTCGATGTGCCCGCACCGAGCGGCGCTGTGTTCGAACTGCTGCACGACTACGACAGACGGCTGGAGTGGGACACGCTGCTGCGGGACGCGCGCCTGTGTCCGGGCTGGTCCCGGGCGCAGCTCCATGCGACGTCGGTATGCACCGGGCGGTGGTACCTGGGCGGCATTGCCCTGAAGACCGAATACGTATCATTCAGGCCGCCGGCGGTCGCGGCCGTGAAGATGCTCAACCGCCCGCCGTTCTTTGAGAAGTTCGCCGCCACCATGCTGCATCGCGACACGGCCGACGGCGGCTCGTCCGTGGAGTACATCTATCAATTCACCGCACGTCCGCGGTGGCTGCGCTGGCTGCTGCATCCGGTGATGGGCGCGTTCTTCCGCTGGGAAACGCGGAAACGGCTCCTGAGCCTGCGGCGCCACTTCGCACTGCGTGAAGGCCGGGGCGACTAGCGGGAGCGCGGCGCAGGCCGTATTCGCCGGCCCGTACTCGCACCGCTCGTATCATCCGCGGCTCCAGCACAGCCAACCATGAAGCTGCTTTGAAGAACCTTCCCCAGACGGATGACTCGCTCGTCGTGCGGACCGACTTCTCGAACGCGGCGGCGTGGGACGCGATCCGCTCGGCCATCGATGAGCCGGCCGGTGAGTTCAAGGCGTACGTGGAATGGATCAGCGATCCCGGGTACGACGGCCTCACGCCGGAACAACTGCGCCCGTTCGCGCCCGCGGGTTCGGGCATCAACTACCTGTTCATCGTCGATCAGATCACGATCACCCATCCCGAGCATCCCGTCCTTGTTCTGGATCTGTCGGCGGAGCCGGGGCGTACGTTCCGTGTCGTTCCCTCCGCGCTGGCGGACGTTGAGAACAATCTGTCGATCGCGAACATGGAATTTGCCGACTTCGCGGACTCGGTTGAGCCGGATGGGATCTTTCGCGGCTTTTCGCAGAGCTGAGCAGCCACCGCACGCCCGCGGTGGCTGCTGCATCCGGTGATGGGCGCGCTGTTCCGCTGGGAAACGCGGAAACGGCTTCCGAGCCTGCAATGCCACTTGCCGCGCGAACGCTGGCCGAAGCCTCCTGACGCCCCTTCCTGACCCGGTACGCCATCGCGTGCACCGGGCGACCCATTCGTAGAACATGAGAACGCGCGCTGCTCTTCTCGCTCTGCTGCTGGCCGGCTGCACGCCAGCTTCCGAAGGCGCCGCTCCTTCCGATCAGCCATCCAGCGCACCCCGTGCAGAGGCCGCTGCACGCGCGCAGGCTTCCACCAGCGCGGATACAACGCGGATTTCCGGAGCCGCCGGATTGCTCTGGGGCACGGGGGTGGACCCGATCATCTCTCACCAGGGTGATCCCGCGTTCCGTGGCAAGGATTACGAAGAGGTCACCCTTCTGGGATACCCGGTGACCATCGCGGGACAGCAGACCCACGCGATGTTTTTCGCGCATCCTCGCCACGGGCTGTTTCGGGTCGGCTACATCGCGGAGTTCACCGATGCGGCGCAGTGCACCTTCAAGCTTGAGATGTTCGATCAGGGCCATCCCGCCGCTACCCGTCGCTCCAGCCGCGGGAGCAGCGGCTTGGCGGGGCGGGGGATCCGTGCATCGCATTCGCTCAGGGGCGCGGCGGATACATGAAGAGATGGACAGACCCGTCGAGCGGCGCGCGGATTCTGCTCGCGCTCCTCCCCGGGACGTCGGCGGTGGCGCTCACCTACACGACCGTGGAAACCGATCAGTGGGAGCAGCGCAAGGCGCGGGGGCAGTTCTGAGAACGCGCTCGTCGATGGTGGGATGAGCGAGATCAGGCGTTGACCCGCGATCACGAAATCCTCGCCGCCGGAGGCCATCCCGGAGCTCCGGCCAGGAGCGGTGGCGCGGCGGATAAAACGGGGTGGAACGGCGGAGATTTCCGCCGCTCCACCCCGTTCTGGTCACGCAGCGCTGATCAGCTGCTCGCTCTGCGCCCAGAGCTGCTTGGCCCTGTCCGCGTCCAGCGCGTACGAGCGCGCGCCGTCGGCAAACGGGTTGGGCGTGTCGTCGGCCGGCGCGACCGCGACATCCTCCAGGTACCGGCCGCCAATCTCGTCCCCGGCCACGGCGGCGGCCCACACGGAGGTCGCGGCGGCCTGGGCGATGTCCTTCAGCTCCGCGGGCGGCAGTCCGGCCTCGGCGCGCGCGTTGCCGACGGTCGCCAACAGGCCCTGCAGCTCCTCCGGCGAAAAGTGCCGGGGCAGATCGGTGAGGCTGTTTCCGGGCATCACCGCCGCGGCGCGAACGCCGCGACCCCGGTGGCGGCGGTCGAACTCCACGGCGAACAGCGTGTTGGCGGTCTTGGACCGGCCGTAGGCGACGAACGGGTCGTACGGCTGCCGCGCAAAGTTCGGATCATCCAGGTCGACGTCGGCGACGCGGTGCGCCTGGGATGAGAGGACCACCAGGCGACCGCCGTCGGCCAGCAGTGGCGCGATGCGGGTAATCAGCGCGAAGTGGCCGAGGTGATTGGTCCCGAACTGCGTTTCAAAGCCGTCCACCGTCCGCCCGAACGGCGTGGCCATGACGCCGGCATTGGCGATGATGGCGTTGAACGGCTGGCCAGCGGCCAGCAGGCGGTCCGCGGCCGCCCGGACGCTCTGGAGCGACGCGAGATCCAGCTCGATCAACTCCAGGCTGCCCCTGCCCTCCCGCGCAGCGTCGCGGACCTGCCCCGTTGCCCGTTCCGCTTTCGCGAGGTCCCGCGCCGCGCCCACCACGCCGGCGCCGCGTGCCGCCAGCGACCGGGCCGTCTCCAGCCCGATCCCCGACGACACACCCGTGACGAGAATGCGTTTTCCCCTCAGATCAACGCCGGCAAGAACGTCATCGGCGGTCGATCGGGCACCAAAGCTGTCTGTCATTTCGTGTTCCTGACGTGGTGGCGAGAAATCATCTCACCTGGTCTGACTGATTCTGTGGGTCCCGGGAGCCCCGCGCGGCACCGGCGGGCCGGAAGATCCCGGCGTGTTTCCGTCCGCGAGCACTGGATGGAGGTCGTTCAGATGCCGAGGCCGCCGGCCACGTCGATGACGCCGCCGGTCATGTACGCGGCGTGCGGCCCCGCCAGAAAGCAGACGACCGCCGACACCTCCTCGAGCGTCGCAATGCGGCGGATAGGGTGCAGGTCCAAGAACGCGTCGGGAGCGACGGTGCCGCCGAACACTTCCGCCATCATGTCGGTGGGCATGGCGCCGGGCTGCACCACGTTGACGGTGATGCCGCGCCCGCCCAGATCGCGGGCGACCCCCTTTGCGTAGCCGTTGATGGCGGCCTTGGTCCCCACGTAATCCGCCACGCCGGGCATCAGCGCGCGGGTGCCGTTGAGCGAGCCGATGAAGATGATCCTCCCGCCGTCCGACAGCACCTGTGCCGCCGCACGCGTCGTCGCCACCACGCCCATCACGTTGACCTGCCACTGCCGGTCGAGCGCGGCCGTGTCCAGCGCGGGGTCATCCACCGTCTGCCCCTTGGCGACGATGGCCGCGTTGTTGACCAGGATGTCGAGCCGGCCGAAATGCTCCATCACCGCTTCGATCATCGGCCTGGCCGCGGCCGTGTCGCCCTGGTCGCTGCGGATGGCGAGCGCACGAACGCCCCTGCTCCTCAGCTTCGCGGCGACGGCTTCGGCCTTTTCGGCGGAGGCGACGTAGGTGATCGCGACATCCGCTCCCTCGCCGGCCAGCGCCTCCGCCGTGGCGGCGCCCAGCCCGCGCGAGCCGCCGGTGACGAGCGCGACCTTGCCCTGCAGTGCATTCGACAATGGATCCTGCCTCTTCCGTGACGGGCATCGCCAAAACCATGGGGCGGTGCCCTAGATAACGTAACAGTTATTACGATAACGGACGTTATGGTATCTGGACAGGAATGTCAAGCGGGGCGATATTGGTTGTCATGAGAAAGCCGGAGCTGACCTGATGGGCCGCCGTCGCGAGTTCGACGTGGATGAGGTGCTGGATGCCGCGCTGTGCGTCTTCTGGCGGAAGGGGTACGAGGGTGCCTCCTACGCCGACCTGACCGAAGCCGCCGGCGTGGAGCGTCCCGCGCTGTATTCCGCGTTCGGAAACAAGGAAGCGCTCTTTCGCAAAGCGCTGGACCGCTACTACGAGCGGTATCTGGACTTCATCCCCCAGGCGCTGAAGCTGCCCACGGCGCGCGAGGTGGCGGCGCACATCCTGTACAGCGCGGCCGAGCTCAACACGCGCTATCCCGACCATCCGGGCTGCCTGGCGGTCAACGGGGCGCTCGCCGTGTCGGACGATGCAGAGCCGGTGCGGCAGGCGGTGGCGGAGAGCCGCGCGATGGGCGAGGCGCAGGTGCGTGAGCGCTTCATCCGCGCCAGGGAGGAGGGAGACCTTCCGGACAGCGCGAAGCCGGATGCGCTGGCCGCGTTCGTCATGGCCGTCTCGCACGGGATGGCGGTGCAAGCCAAGGCCGGCTTCAGCCGCGAGACGCTGGAGGCCGTGGTGGATCAGGCGCTGTCGACGTGGCCCGCGGGCAGCGCGGCGCGGCCGGACGCACCAGCCTGAATCCCGGTTCAGGAGCATGCGATCCAGCGCGGGCCCCACAGGAGGAGACGATGGATACGGATCTGGATGAGATGTCGCGGGAGCAGCTTGCCGCGGAGATCATCAAGCTGCGCAACGGGATCCGCGCGCACCGCGACAGTACAGGCCACGACCTCTGCTGGCATCACCCCGATCTCTGGGCGCTCCTGCCGGAACGGTCCGACCCGCTGCCCACCGTTCCTGAATGGCCGCAGTTCATGCGCGGCTGTGTCCGATACCGGCAGTCGCTGGACGAGCAGGCACCCCACGCACCCCGAAGCGCCGAACCGTTCCGCGGCTAGCAGCGCGCCCGGCAACTCATCCCGCGTCGCGGTGACTGGCTGATGACAGGCTTGTGCGCCGGCGGCCCGCACCTGACCTTGGTGCCGTCAGCCCGGACCCGGGCACGGGGCGCCGCGTTGGCGCCGGTAACCACACGGAGCGGCCTTCGCGGCCCGAGGTGATCATGCGTCAGTACAAGGTTGAAGCCTTGGCTTACTACCCAAAGCTTACCGCCGACAAGGACCACGTCATCCAGACTTCAAAGGCCGAGATCCAGCATTTGCTGGATCACTACGCCCGGCGCGGCTGGCGGCTGGCTTCTACCAACGCGACCGACTCCGGCTCCGCCGTGTACGTCTACCTGTATTTCGAAGGCGACGGATCGGCGTTGTGACCCGGCGCCGCTCCGCAGTCTGGCGGGGCAGATGCGGCCGTCCGGGCCCGCCGCGCCGCGCAGATCCACGCGCGCCCACGGACATCCTCCCGTCCGGATCGACGCGACACGCCGCACATCCCATGAAAAAGACGAAGCAGCACCTGGAAGGCCGAGGTCGGCGCTTTCGTTCAGCAATACGCCCGCAAGGCGTATCCGAACTTCGACCCCAACGACCGGCGCTACAGCCGCGAGGTGGAGGGAAAGGTGCGGCGCATGCGGCCCGAGCAGCTGGATGAACTCCTCCACGGCTCCCGGGACGAGGACCTGAACAAGGATCCCGCGATCCTCGAGCTGCTGGACGGCCTGCGGCAGGCGCTTGGCGCGGCCGCGTTCATGGTCGTGGATCACTGGGACGCAGACCTGCGCGCCGTGGGCGTGGCCCATCCGCGCAACCAGCACGTGCTTGCCTGTCTCGCACTCGGCGGGAAGCCGGGATCGTACGACGTTCATCTCGAACTCCCCGCCCCGGACCGGAGCGAGCTGCCCTACACGGCGGTCGGCAATCACACAGAAGTGCCGTTCGCCGAGGTGGTCCGGATCGTCCGCGGGCACCTGCGCAGCGCCGATTGACAGCTCCCGCATGGCCTGCTGAGTTCCGCCCGCCTGTCGCCCGCAACCGGTCCGGAGCGCCACGTTCCAGCGACTCTCACGCGTGATCTCCATGAAAACAGTTTGCGCCATCGCCAGCGCGCTTGTAATCGCTGGCTGCTTTCGTTCGCCGATGCCATATGAGGGACCTGCACCGGAGGGCCTGGACCTCAGCCCGTTCATCGGCTGCCATGAGGCGCGTTTCTACAAACGGGTAGACGGGCGGCCGGACAACAGGTGGAGCCTCCAGCTGGATTCCGCGGTGTCGCGGAGCACGCGGCCGGGATCACGGCACGGGCCAGGTGTGCGTCATGCGACGACATCGAATCAGCGCCACGATGTGGCGCAGTGGTGGGGAATCCCGGGGGGCGTCCAGATCCACGTCGGGGACTCCCTGCACGGCTACTACGTGGAGTTCTTTCCCAGGGCCGACAGCCTTGTGGGACGTGCGTACTACTACTCGGATACGCGTGGCGGGTTTGGCACCGAGCGGGTGTCCGCGCACCGCACATCGTGCTCGCCGTAGCCGTTCTCGAGTGACCGCCACCCGCGAAGCAGCGCAACGAGGGATCTCCATTGCGGGTCGAGACATCAACTCGGCCGCCACGGGAGTTCCCTCATCACCATTCACCCGCGGAATGAGCCGCACCTGCGCCGCGCTGATTGACGGAGCCGCGCAGACGGCGTGCGGGCGAGCGTCCATCAGCGTGGTCGCGGGCGCGCGCGCGTGAGCCTGCCCGCGGCGCCGGGACACGATCTCTCTTGCAGCGGGGCTGGATTCTCCTCACCTTGGCGGCCTGCCGGTCGCCACCACCTCCTTTTCAAAGAGCAAATCATGCGGATCGTACGGTTGCTGATGGGAAGCCTTCTCCTCGCGGCCTGCGCAAGCGGCGGACAGGCCGGGTCCAGCACGCAGCCTGCTTCGAGTGCAGGCGCGGGTTCGCAGGCGCGCGTCGCGGAGCAGGTGCACAGCCTGGAGGCGGACCCGCTGCAGGCGAACGCCGCACAGCTGCGGCAGCGCCTGTTTCAGTACTTCGTGGATTCGCCGGACATCACCATCCAGGTGTGCAGTGGAGCGCTTGACCCCCTCGCGCGCTCCCGCCAGAACTACTCAACGGAAATCTTTACCCAGCAGCTTCTTTCCAGCGGCGCCTTTCTGATCGAGAACCCGGGCATGTCACGCGATCAGGGGGCGGTGCACGCGGCCGGCGTAGCAGGCGCGCTCAAGGCGTACGAATCCATCCTGCGGGCGCATCCGGATGCCCGCCAGCCGCTTCTGGATGAGCTGGTTCAGCTTCGCGAGCGGGGGGACATGGTGGCGCACGTCCGCTCCCGCATGCGCTGCTGAACCCGTTCGGGACGCGGCGGATCGGGGATGGTTTGCGGAGCAGAGGGCGCTCTGCCTGGCAGAATCCCCGGAATCGGAAGGAGGGCGGCCCGCACGGGGCCGCCCTCTTCGTTCAGAACGCTCCCGGGTTGATGGGCGTCCGCAATCAACCTGGGAGTCCGTGTCGAAAGCGGCGTACCTCGTTCGACGTGGTAGTAGGGCCGCGAACGAAGCGGCGATCCGCACGACTCGAATTCGGGAGAGAACCATGCGTTTCATGATCATCGGCCGGGCGACCCGGGAATCGGAAGCGGGCATCATGCCGCCGCCGGAAGCGTTCGCCGCGATGCAGGAATACAATGAGGCGCTCGTTGGGTCGGGCATTCTGCTCGCGGCCGAGGGGCTTTCCCCGAGTTCCAGGGGCGCGCGCGTACAGTTCAGCGGCGACGAGCGCACTGTCATCGACGGCCCGTTCGCCGAATCCAAGGAGCTCATCGCGGGCTTCACCATCATCCAGGTGAACTCGCTGCAGGAGGCGATCGACTGGGTGAAGCGCGCGCCCAACCTTGCCCCCGACGGCGAAACGGTGGTGGAAATCCGCAAGCTGATGGACATGGAGGACTTCGGCGACGAGTTCACGCCCAACGAGGAAATCGCCAAGGTGAAGTTCTAGGACTCCGGCCCGCGCCTCGGAGATCGTCACCACGCAGGCGATGCCGCCCGGCATCATCCGGATTCCTGCGTGGTTGCCTGATCCCCGAAGTCCGCACAGGTTCATCGCCGCGACGGCGTCCGGAACGCAGGACCGCCGCGATCCAGCGGCCCGGCGGGACGGGTCCCGCGCGAGCGGGCGTCGGGCAATCCACGGAACAGTCACACACGGACGGGCACCATGCCTCGATACGTTGCTCTACTTCGCGGGGTCAGCCCCTCCAACTGCAAGATGCCGCAGTTGAAGGCATGCCTCGCGGCGGCGGGGTTTGCGGATGTGCGTACGGTGCTGTCCAGCGGCAATGCCGTCTTCAACGCCGATGATTCGGAGTGGGGCGCGCTGGAGCAGCGGTGCGAGCAGGTGATCCTGGCGTCGTTTGGACATGCCTTTCCCACGATCATCAGGCCGGCGGAGTATCTTCAGGATCTGATCGCGAGCGACCCGTTCGGCGGATTCGCGCTGCCGACGGCGGCCAAGCGCGTCGTCACGTTTCTGCGGCGTGCGGACAACCCGGCCGTGGAGCTGCCGATTGCGCGAGACGGAGTTCAGATCCTCAAGATGGCGGGCACCGAGGTGTTCACGGCGTATGAACCCGGCCCCAAGGGGCCCGTCTTCATGACGATGCTGGAGCGCGCGTTCGGAAAAGACATCACGACCCGGACACTCGAGACCGTCAGGAAATGCGCGATGGCGTAGCGTCCGCGGACGCTGGCATCGCCCGATATTTTCTCACACTGAGGATGGCGGGAGCTCCCCGCGGGCCCGCCGCTCACCCCGAACATCACAACCAGGATCACCATGCCGGCAGACGAGAAGCCCAAGGGACCCGCGTCGTACTTTCCCTCGATCGAAAAGAAGTACGGACAGCCCATCGAGCACTGGCTGGAGCTTGCGCGCAGCCGCGAGGACCTGAAGCACATGGAACGGGTGAACTGGCTCAAGACGGAGCACGGCCTTGGCCACGGCCACGCCAACGCGATCGTCGCCCACGTCCTGGCCGCGCGGAAGTAGGACGACGGACCGGCACGCTGCGCGACCATCCGCGTTGCGTGCCGCCCGAGGTTCGCGGAGATCGCGTGCACCGGATGCCGGCCGCGGCAGGCGCAGGGTGCGGAAGCACCGCCCGTCGCCGGTGCCGACTGGCGGCGGGTGCTGGAGCGGGCGATCATGGAGGGCGGAGCATCCTGGGGGCTCCGGTCCGCGAGCACGGCGCTTTCGCTCCGGCAGCGATCAATCCGCGAGAGAAGAAGGGTTCCGGGATGGGATACGAGAGCGCGGAAGCGTGGTCGCAGTGGTGCTTCGTGGGATTTTCGTCCGTGCCGGCGGCGGAGATGGACGATTTTGCGCAGCCGCAGATCCAGTCGCTGCTTGAGTTGGTGGGAGCGCAGAAGGTGGTGGGGAGCGTGTCGCCGCTGGACCCCCGGCACCTGATCAACCACAAGGGCGTGACGGCGTGGCATGCCCTGTTCACGCTGGCGCTGATCAAGGACCGCGAGGGGCTTGCCGCCGTCTCCGAAGGCAGCGCGATGCTGATGGTACCCGGGTCCGCCCTCCGTCCCAACTTTTCCTCCCACGTCAACTGGCCGGAGCAGTTG
It encodes the following:
- a CDS encoding DUF4177 domain-containing protein; translated protein: MRQYKVEALAYYPKLTADKDHVIQTSKAEIQHLLDHYARRGWRLASTNATDSGSAVYVYLYFEGDGSAL
- a CDS encoding TRADD-N-associated membrane domain-containing protein, whose product is METKVQQPAHYAAGGTGLTDPITGEISSLSGHDLNVSNTVYLLRATQQLSETRPDDVQKIAASQIEILNSYYLEVLKQAQSSFRWAIVAAGTGLLFFLGAISFLLIEASPSVATISALGGTIIEVISAINFYFYGKTTEQLAAFHDRLDQTQRFLLANSICESLDGDERQKVRAELIRTIAVTPKAIIKTDRSVDGGAA
- a CDS encoding DUF1294 domain-containing protein, which gives rise to MANNRQSGRAGWRTAAAAVALGALIAGWAGALIAPAVAMAYAALSGIAFMLYRHDKNAAQAGRMRTRERTLHLIDLLGGWPGGLLAQDRFRHKTRKSAFQFVFWATVAINCALLGWLLSAGRPA
- a CDS encoding SRPBCC family protein, with product MVDVPAPSGAVFELLHDYDRRLEWDTLLRDARLCPGWSRAQLHATSVCTGRWYLGGIALKTEYVSFRPPAVAAVKMLNRPPFFEKFAATMLHRDTADGGSSVEYIYQFTARPRWLRWLLHPVMGAFFRWETRKRLLSLRRHFALREGRGD
- a CDS encoding DUF6924 domain-containing protein, which codes for MKNLPQTDDSLVVRTDFSNAAAWDAIRSAIDEPAGEFKAYVEWISDPGYDGLTPEQLRPFAPAGSGINYLFIVDQITITHPEHPVLVLDLSAEPGRTFRVVPSALADVENNLSIANMEFADFADSVEPDGIFRGFSQS
- a CDS encoding VOC family protein, coding for MTVKRMDNVGIVVENLDAAIEFFIELGLELQGRAPIEGEWAGRVTGLADQRVEIAMMATPDGHSRLELSRFLAPAVVADHRNAPVNALGYLRVMFAVEDIDDTLARLRARGAELVGEVVRYKDVYRLCYIRGPEGILIGLAQELGQA
- a CDS encoding SDR family NAD(P)-dependent oxidoreductase; this encodes MSNALQGKVALVTGGSRGLGAATAEALAGEGADVAITYVASAEKAEAVAAKLRSRGVRALAIRSDQGDTAAARPMIEAVMEHFGRLDILVNNAAIVAKGQTVDDPALDTAALDRQWQVNVMGVVATTRAAAQVLSDGGRIIFIGSLNGTRALMPGVADYVGTKAAINGYAKGVARDLGGRGITVNVVQPGAMPTDMMAEVFGGTVAPDAFLDLHPIRRIATLEEVSAVVCFLAGPHAAYMTGGVIDVAGGLGI
- a CDS encoding TetR/AcrR family transcriptional regulator; the encoded protein is MGRRREFDVDEVLDAALCVFWRKGYEGASYADLTEAAGVERPALYSAFGNKEALFRKALDRYYERYLDFIPQALKLPTAREVAAHILYSAAELNTRYPDHPGCLAVNGALAVSDDAEPVRQAVAESRAMGEAQVRERFIRAREEGDLPDSAKPDALAAFVMAVSHGMAVQAKAGFSRETLEAVVDQALSTWPAGSAARPDAPA
- a CDS encoding YciI family protein, with the protein product MRFMIIGRATRESEAGIMPPPEAFAAMQEYNEALVGSGILLAAEGLSPSSRGARVQFSGDERTVIDGPFAESKELIAGFTIIQVNSLQEAIDWVKRAPNLAPDGETVVEIRKLMDMEDFGDEFTPNEEIAKVKF
- a CDS encoding SDR family NAD(P)-dependent oxidoreductase, producing MTDSFGARSTADDVLAGVDLRGKRILVTGVSSGIGLETARSLAARGAGVVGAARDLAKAERATGQVRDAAREGRGSLELIELDLASLQSVRAAADRLLAAGQPFNAIIANAGVMATPFGRTVDGFETQFGTNHLGHFALITRIAPLLADGGRLVVLSSQAHRVADVDLDDPNFARQPYDPFVAYGRSKTANTLFAVEFDRRHRGRGVRAAAVMPGNSLTDLPRHFSPEELQGLLATVGNARAEAGLPPAELKDIAQAAATSVWAAAVAGDEIGGRYLEDVAVAPADDTPNPFADGARSYALDADRAKQLWAQSEQLISAA